A DNA window from Thermoanaerobaculia bacterium contains the following coding sequences:
- a CDS encoding protein tyrosine phosphatase family protein, translating to MTRGGKQRTPPTRKRLLLLAVAAALLAAGAPARAARDPQAAPSSAAPAKAPRLEALSWGTVERMHRLDGVYLASQPGKEDFALAKDAGIRTVIDLRKPGELDWNERAEVERLGMEYDNFGFKEPEQLTDAIFDATRKLLNDPGKKPILLHCSSANRVGAIWLAHRALDDHLPLDDAIREAEQVGLKSTAFRDRARDYVERREPR from the coding sequence GTGACGCGCGGCGGAAAGCAAAGAACGCCGCCGACGCGAAAGCGCCTCCTGCTCCTGGCGGTCGCCGCGGCGTTGCTCGCCGCCGGCGCGCCCGCGCGAGCGGCGCGCGATCCTCAGGCCGCTCCTTCCTCCGCCGCCCCCGCGAAGGCGCCGAGGCTCGAGGCGCTGTCCTGGGGGACGGTCGAACGCATGCACCGCCTCGACGGCGTCTACCTCGCGAGCCAGCCGGGGAAGGAAGACTTTGCGCTCGCCAAGGATGCGGGTATCAGGACCGTGATCGACCTCCGCAAGCCCGGCGAGCTCGACTGGAACGAGCGCGCGGAAGTCGAGAGGCTCGGAATGGAATACGACAACTTCGGCTTCAAGGAGCCGGAGCAGTTGACCGACGCGATCTTCGACGCGACCCGGAAACTCCTGAACGACCCGGGGAAGAAGCCGATCCTGCTGCACTGCAGCTCGGCCAACCGCGTGGGAGCGATCTGGCTCGCACACCGGGCCCTCGACGACCACCTGCCGCTCGACGACGCGATCCGCGAGGCGGAGCAAGTCGGGTTGAAGAGCACCGCCTTCCGCGATCGGGCGCGAGACTACGTCGAGCGGCGAGAGCCGCGCTAA